The following proteins are co-located in the Thermus thermophilus HB8 genome:
- a CDS encoding LAGLIDADG family homing endonuclease, translating into MRDGYFFDEHAQAIARRQYLQPGDGDILGMFRRVAREIAKAEREEERSKWEEEFFRLMAEKRFSPGGRILAGAGTVHGNLLNCFVQGATENPPESFAGIMEVAKKLALVTKVGGGNGVNLDPYRSKGKRARRAVEGVAYLSAEHPDVEDFIRGLMRPPINPDGAKEEISLKNFARVVYGALSPELKALAERYGVRTVKEPPEGRILVPDDMGGIIDAAREAADLARKGQKPHVDFSLLRPEGAPIRGSGGTSSGPVSFLFEIFDNFLEWVAWGAEEAGPVATLRYVYAPVLRVVRQGGCLHPDTLVHTDRGTLRLRELVDPFRRGWQPHTLSVATDEGWRPSPEGYNNGVAPTLRVVLENGLEVQGTLNHKLKVLREDGTREWVELQDLRPGDWVIWVLDEHTGTPVQLAPLDEPLHPNTTPIRTPEVLTEDLAFLLGFFFGEGFVSGDRIGFSVHEEEPMREEAKRLFRELFGLELREERKPGDRSVTLVVRSRPLVTWLRKNGLLKGKARELEVPRAIRQSPRPVLAAFLRGLFEADGTITAGYPMLTTASKRLAQDVMVLLGGLGIPSKLLRYNPLPGRFSKAEHYRVRVVTAKGLERYLERIGVPKGSRLEALHGIKPDIRRESSWPLPHAEGLLKPLLTVTEKGRKGYASPYTPLRKDLLRYLRGERQLTATGYAMVLEKAQDLGLEAEPFPFNEYYVRVASVEPGGEILTLDLSVEGNHTYLANGLVSHNTRRGAGMATLSIEHPDLLDFLTAKDLDREKAEGDISTFNISVLATDRFLEAVEKDELWPVTPIEVPGKYYPYPVEGPYTGKLPPLPEREDGAKAIPLYGGKVPARWLWHEIAWHAWATGEPGLIFVDRVNALSALKGLGERYQIRSTNPCFVGSTRIPTERGLVPIEELAREGGSFYLVTDNRAPFGGRGAPLPGHGTAVRKAVRAFFTGVKPVVRLRTREGLEVTLTPDHLLLTPEGYREAGKLRPGEKILVQSGEGLFPKEESLPAQALAVVHERVATAGGRGGRGRADVRAQYRNLPTRWSRELGVALGWLLGDGYLREDGVGFYFSRKDFADLAWLPDLLRDWFGQGTLQETRSDTFHLHFNRIPAEFFQALGLKAARATEKRVPESLFRAPREAVVGFLQGLFSADGSVQINEKKQDATIRLASSSLALLQDVQLLLLNLGILGKIHKRREAARKALPDGKGALREYPVAPQYELILGGENRDRFAEVVGFLQEEKQSKLLAFLRHRPRGSYRKPFLATVASVEPAGEAPVYDLTEPVTHSLIANGLVAHNCGEIPLTVGEPCDLGAMNLAAYVKDGEFQMEEFRRDVRTAIRFLDNVLDVNKFALPDNEMAAKKLRRLGLGLMGLADALIKMGLPYDSEEARRKVYEIVSAMREEAIRASEALAEERGPFPLYEEHREYFQSLGIKPRRNVALLTVAPTGTTSMLMGVSSGIEPVFSPFVWRRIGGEYKPLLHPLFVELMEAYPPAPGFAKEGKWDWEKIVEEIQKDGHGSVQNLPFVPEAIRRVFLSAHDIHPLDHVRMQGAVQRAFDAEGYAANSISKCIAKGTLIPTSKGLIPIEEIAPPHPEDTFVPVEGLYTAEGYRITAHYYAGKKRGVRIRLDNGAELVGAWESHRLLTPEGWRLMRELKPGDVVLGKLVPSHGEGGLPIPEAKGLSLRTNARNLPLPERMSEDLALFLGMLAADGSTVEATGFVGIATKDPDVERVFQEVAGRLFGVEPKCTVDKRTGVRNLYLTSRRLVRFVEALIGKGAAQKRVPSQILQGSPGEKLAFLRGLTLDGYVHANMGLVVYEGRSQRLAYEAAELARSFGLPKVYQGRKKVLAPKETYYVHSVAVSGPLQELLEPLEAHKRAKVEARYKVFVPQEVLAATRVGTHHPGYVSLKSVRQREAQAVYNTTAERLGWPTEILAHRVVEVEEVGEVEMYDIEVEEVHRYVVNGLISHNTINLPNHATVEDVEAAYTEAYRTGCKGITVYRDGSREFQVLTVKKEAKEEKAGKTPEEAKPQEARAHEPGRPVYERPGRLMGFTDMVKLFAPDGSKRSFLVTVNTLEGRPIEVILTSGKAGDEANADSEALGRVVSIALQYGVPPEAIVRTLRGINGGLYGTYQGRLVSSKADLIAVALETVPQMAPGAPEDLSSAPVLSGGGIALAGAAPCPSCGEKALVREEGCWKCQACGYAKCG; encoded by the coding sequence ATGAGGGACGGGTATTTCTTTGACGAGCACGCGCAGGCCATCGCCAGGCGCCAGTACCTCCAGCCCGGGGACGGGGACATCCTGGGCATGTTCCGCCGCGTGGCCCGGGAGATCGCCAAGGCGGAGCGGGAGGAGGAGCGCTCCAAGTGGGAGGAGGAGTTCTTCCGCCTGATGGCCGAGAAGCGCTTCTCCCCCGGGGGGCGGATCCTCGCCGGGGCGGGCACCGTCCACGGCAACCTCCTCAACTGCTTCGTCCAGGGCGCCACGGAAAACCCCCCCGAGAGCTTCGCGGGCATCATGGAGGTGGCCAAGAAGCTCGCCCTGGTCACCAAGGTGGGCGGGGGCAACGGGGTGAACCTGGACCCCTACCGCTCCAAAGGGAAGAGGGCACGGCGGGCCGTGGAGGGCGTGGCCTACCTCTCGGCGGAACACCCCGACGTGGAGGACTTCATCCGGGGCCTGATGCGCCCGCCCATCAACCCCGACGGGGCCAAGGAGGAGATCTCCCTCAAGAACTTCGCCCGGGTGGTCTACGGCGCCCTCTCCCCGGAGCTTAAGGCCCTGGCGGAGCGCTACGGGGTGCGGACGGTCAAGGAGCCCCCGGAAGGGCGCATCCTCGTTCCCGACGACATGGGGGGGATCATTGACGCCGCCCGGGAGGCCGCGGACCTGGCGCGCAAAGGCCAGAAGCCCCACGTGGACTTCTCCCTCCTCCGCCCCGAAGGCGCCCCCATCCGGGGAAGCGGCGGGACGAGCTCGGGGCCGGTGAGCTTCCTCTTTGAAATCTTTGACAACTTCCTGGAGTGGGTGGCCTGGGGGGCCGAGGAGGCGGGCCCCGTGGCCACCCTGCGCTACGTCTACGCCCCCGTGCTCCGGGTGGTCAGGCAGGGAGGGTGCCTCCATCCCGACACCCTGGTCCACACCGACCGGGGCACCTTGCGCCTCCGGGAGCTGGTGGACCCCTTCCGGCGGGGCTGGCAACCCCACACTTTAAGCGTGGCCACCGATGAGGGCTGGCGGCCGAGCCCCGAAGGCTACAACAACGGCGTGGCGCCCACCCTCCGGGTGGTGCTGGAAAACGGCCTCGAGGTCCAAGGAACCCTCAACCACAAGCTCAAGGTCCTTCGGGAGGACGGAACGCGGGAATGGGTGGAACTCCAAGACCTCAGGCCCGGAGACTGGGTGATCTGGGTGCTGGACGAGCACACGGGAACCCCGGTCCAGCTTGCCCCCCTGGACGAACCCCTCCACCCCAACACCACCCCCATCCGCACCCCGGAGGTGCTCACCGAGGACCTGGCCTTCCTCCTAGGGTTCTTCTTCGGAGAGGGCTTCGTGAGTGGAGACCGGATCGGCTTCTCCGTCCACGAGGAGGAGCCCATGCGGGAAGAGGCCAAGCGCCTCTTCCGGGAGCTCTTTGGGCTGGAGCTCCGGGAGGAACGAAAGCCCGGCGACCGGAGCGTCACCCTGGTGGTCCGGAGCCGTCCCCTGGTCACCTGGCTCAGGAAGAACGGCCTTCTCAAGGGAAAGGCCCGGGAGCTGGAGGTCCCCAGGGCCATCCGCCAAAGCCCCCGCCCTGTCCTCGCCGCCTTCCTCCGGGGCCTCTTTGAGGCCGATGGCACCATTACCGCAGGCTACCCTATGCTGACCACCGCCTCCAAACGCCTGGCCCAGGACGTGATGGTCCTCCTGGGGGGGCTTGGCATCCCCTCCAAGCTCCTCCGCTATAACCCCCTGCCGGGGCGCTTCTCCAAGGCCGAGCACTACCGGGTCCGGGTGGTAACCGCCAAGGGCCTGGAGCGCTACTTGGAGAGGATCGGGGTACCCAAGGGCTCCCGCCTAGAGGCCCTTCACGGGATCAAGCCCGACATCCGCCGGGAGTCCAGCTGGCCCCTGCCCCATGCCGAGGGGTTGCTGAAACCCCTCCTGACGGTGACGGAAAAGGGCAGGAAGGGCTACGCCTCCCCCTATACCCCCTTGCGGAAAGACCTCCTCCGGTACCTCCGGGGCGAGCGCCAGCTCACCGCCACGGGGTACGCCATGGTCCTGGAAAAGGCCCAGGACCTGGGCTTGGAAGCCGAACCCTTCCCCTTCAACGAGTACTATGTGCGGGTGGCTTCCGTGGAGCCGGGGGGCGAGATCCTCACCCTAGACCTTTCCGTGGAGGGCAACCACACTTACCTGGCCAACGGCCTGGTAAGCCACAACACCCGCCGCGGGGCCGGGATGGCCACCCTCTCCATAGAACACCCCGACCTCCTGGACTTCCTCACCGCCAAGGACCTGGACCGGGAGAAGGCGGAGGGCGACATCTCCACCTTCAACATCTCCGTCCTGGCCACCGACCGCTTCCTGGAGGCGGTGGAAAAGGACGAGCTCTGGCCCGTGACCCCCATTGAGGTCCCCGGGAAGTACTACCCCTATCCCGTAGAGGGCCCCTACACGGGCAAGCTTCCTCCCCTCCCCGAGCGGGAGGACGGGGCCAAGGCCATCCCCCTCTACGGGGGGAAGGTCCCCGCCCGCTGGCTCTGGCACGAGATCGCCTGGCACGCCTGGGCCACGGGGGAGCCGGGGCTCATCTTCGTGGACCGGGTGAACGCGCTCTCGGCCCTGAAGGGCTTAGGGGAGCGCTACCAAATCCGCTCCACCAACCCCTGCTTCGTGGGGTCCACGCGCATCCCCACCGAACGGGGGCTTGTGCCCATTGAGGAGCTCGCGCGCGAAGGGGGGAGCTTCTACCTGGTCACGGACAACCGGGCCCCCTTTGGGGGCAGGGGCGCCCCCTTACCCGGCCACGGCACCGCGGTACGGAAAGCGGTCCGGGCCTTCTTCACCGGCGTCAAGCCCGTGGTTCGCCTCCGCACCCGGGAGGGCCTCGAGGTGACCCTCACCCCGGACCACCTCCTCCTGACCCCGGAGGGCTACCGGGAAGCGGGGAAGCTCAGGCCGGGCGAGAAGATCCTGGTGCAAAGCGGCGAGGGACTCTTCCCCAAGGAGGAGAGCCTGCCCGCCCAAGCCCTCGCCGTGGTCCACGAGCGGGTGGCCACCGCGGGAGGCCGGGGAGGCCGAGGCCGGGCCGATGTGCGCGCCCAGTACCGCAACCTCCCTACCCGCTGGAGCCGGGAGCTCGGGGTGGCCTTGGGCTGGCTCTTGGGGGACGGCTACCTGCGGGAGGACGGGGTGGGCTTCTACTTCTCCCGGAAGGACTTCGCCGACCTCGCCTGGCTTCCCGACCTCCTCCGGGACTGGTTCGGCCAGGGCACCCTCCAGGAAACCCGCTCCGACACCTTCCACCTCCACTTCAACCGCATCCCCGCGGAGTTCTTCCAGGCCCTGGGGCTCAAGGCGGCCAGGGCCACGGAAAAGCGGGTTCCGGAAAGCCTCTTCCGCGCTCCCCGAGAAGCGGTGGTGGGCTTCCTCCAGGGCCTCTTCAGCGCCGACGGCTCGGTGCAGATCAACGAGAAGAAACAGGACGCCACCATCCGCCTGGCCTCCTCCAGCCTGGCCCTCCTCCAGGACGTCCAGCTCCTCCTCCTTAACCTGGGGATTCTCGGAAAGATCCACAAGCGTAGGGAGGCAGCCCGTAAGGCCTTGCCGGACGGCAAAGGCGCCCTCAGGGAGTACCCGGTGGCGCCCCAGTACGAGCTCATCCTGGGAGGGGAAAACCGGGACCGGTTCGCCGAGGTCGTGGGCTTCCTTCAGGAGGAGAAGCAGTCCAAGCTCTTGGCCTTCCTGCGCCACAGGCCCCGGGGCAGCTACCGCAAGCCCTTCCTGGCCACGGTGGCCAGCGTGGAGCCCGCCGGGGAAGCCCCCGTCTACGACCTGACCGAGCCCGTCACCCACAGCTTGATTGCCAACGGGCTCGTAGCCCACAACTGCGGCGAAATCCCCCTCACCGTGGGCGAGCCCTGCGACCTCGGGGCCATGAACCTCGCCGCCTACGTGAAGGACGGGGAGTTCCAAATGGAGGAGTTCCGCCGGGACGTCCGCACCGCCATCCGCTTCCTGGACAACGTCCTGGACGTGAACAAGTTCGCCCTCCCCGACAACGAAATGGCGGCCAAGAAGCTCCGCCGCCTGGGCCTCGGCCTCATGGGCCTCGCCGACGCCCTCATCAAGATGGGCCTCCCCTACGACTCGGAGGAGGCCCGGAGGAAGGTCTACGAGATCGTCTCCGCCATGCGGGAGGAGGCCATCCGGGCCTCCGAGGCCCTGGCCGAGGAACGGGGCCCCTTCCCCCTCTACGAGGAGCACAGGGAGTACTTCCAGAGCCTCGGGATTAAGCCCCGGCGCAACGTGGCCCTCCTCACCGTGGCCCCCACGGGGACCACGAGCATGCTCATGGGGGTCTCCTCGGGGATTGAGCCCGTCTTCAGCCCCTTCGTCTGGCGCAGGATCGGCGGGGAGTACAAGCCCCTCCTCCACCCCCTCTTCGTGGAGCTCATGGAGGCCTACCCGCCCGCGCCCGGTTTCGCGAAGGAGGGAAAGTGGGACTGGGAGAAGATCGTGGAGGAGATCCAGAAGGACGGCCACGGCTCCGTGCAGAACCTCCCCTTCGTCCCCGAGGCGATCCGGCGGGTCTTCCTCTCTGCCCACGACATTCACCCCTTGGACCACGTGCGCATGCAGGGGGCGGTCCAGCGGGCCTTTGACGCCGAAGGGTACGCCGCCAACTCCATCTCCAAGTGCATCGCCAAGGGCACCTTAATCCCCACCTCCAAGGGCCTCATCCCCATTGAAGAGATCGCCCCACCCCATCCCGAGGACACCTTCGTCCCGGTGGAAGGGCTTTACACCGCCGAGGGGTACCGCATCACCGCCCACTATTACGCTGGAAAGAAGCGGGGAGTCAGGATCCGGCTGGACAACGGGGCCGAGCTTGTGGGCGCTTGGGAAAGCCACCGACTCCTCACCCCAGAGGGCTGGCGGCTCATGCGGGAGCTGAAGCCGGGGGATGTGGTTTTAGGCAAACTCGTCCCTTCCCACGGGGAAGGCGGGCTCCCCATCCCGGAGGCCAAGGGCCTCTCCTTAAGGACCAACGCCCGCAACCTCCCCTTGCCCGAAAGGATGTCCGAGGACCTTGCCCTCTTCCTCGGGATGCTGGCCGCCGACGGGTCCACGGTGGAGGCCACGGGCTTCGTGGGCATCGCCACCAAGGACCCCGATGTGGAACGGGTCTTCCAAGAGGTGGCGGGTAGGCTGTTTGGCGTGGAACCCAAGTGCACGGTAGACAAGCGCACGGGGGTGCGTAACCTTTACCTCACCTCCCGCCGCCTGGTGCGTTTCGTGGAGGCTCTGATCGGCAAAGGGGCGGCGCAAAAGCGGGTGCCCTCCCAGATCCTCCAGGGAAGCCCTGGGGAGAAGCTGGCTTTCCTCCGGGGCCTCACGCTGGATGGCTATGTTCACGCCAATATGGGCCTCGTGGTCTACGAGGGCAGGAGCCAACGTTTGGCCTACGAGGCGGCGGAGCTCGCCCGCAGCTTCGGTCTTCCCAAGGTCTACCAGGGGCGGAAGAAGGTCCTTGCCCCCAAGGAAACTTACTACGTCCACTCCGTGGCGGTTTCCGGACCCCTCCAGGAACTCCTCGAGCCCCTAGAAGCCCACAAGCGGGCCAAGGTGGAGGCCCGGTACAAGGTCTTCGTTCCCCAAGAGGTCCTGGCCGCCACCCGCGTGGGAACCCATCACCCGGGATACGTCAGCTTGAAGTCCGTGCGGCAAAGGGAGGCCCAGGCAGTCTATAACACCACCGCGGAGCGCCTGGGCTGGCCCACGGAGATCCTGGCCCACCGGGTGGTGGAGGTGGAGGAAGTGGGCGAGGTGGAGATGTACGACATCGAGGTGGAGGAGGTCCACCGCTACGTGGTCAACGGCCTCATCTCCCACAACACCATCAACCTCCCTAACCACGCCACGGTGGAGGACGTGGAGGCCGCCTACACCGAGGCCTACCGCACGGGGTGCAAGGGGATCACCGTCTACCGGGACGGCTCCCGGGAGTTCCAGGTCCTCACGGTGAAGAAGGAGGCTAAAGAGGAGAAGGCGGGGAAAACGCCGGAGGAGGCAAAGCCCCAAGAGGCCAGGGCCCACGAGCCCGGCAGGCCCGTCTACGAGCGGCCCGGCCGCCTCATGGGCTTCACCGACATGGTCAAGCTCTTCGCCCCCGACGGGTCCAAGCGGAGCTTCCTCGTCACGGTGAACACCCTGGAGGGCCGGCCCATTGAGGTCATCCTCACCTCGGGCAAGGCCGGGGACGAGGCGAACGCCGATTCGGAGGCCCTGGGCCGGGTGGTCTCCATCGCCCTCCAGTACGGGGTGCCCCCGGAGGCCATTGTCCGGACGCTTCGGGGCATCAACGGGGGGCTTTACGGCACCTACCAGGGCAGGCTCGTCTCCAGCAAGGCGGACCTCATCGCCGTGGCCCTGGAGACCGTCCCCCAGATGGCCCCAGGGGCCCCGGAGGACCTCTCCTCCGCCCCCGTCCTCTCGGGCGGCGGGATCGCCCTGGCCGGGGCCGCCCCCTGCCCCTCCTGCGGAGAGAAGGCCCTGGTGCGGGAGGAGGGGTGCTGGAAGTGCCAGGCCTGCGGCTACGCCAAGTGCGGCTGA
- a CDS encoding phosphoribosylanthranilate isomerase produces the protein MRVKICGITRLEDALLAEALGAFALGFVLAPGSRRRIAPEAARAIGEALGPFVVRVGVFRDQPPEEVLRLMEEARLQVAQLHGEEPPEWAEAVGRFYPVIKAFPLEGPARPEWADYPAQALLLDGKRPGSGEAYPRAWAKPLLATGRRVILAGGIAPENLEEVLALRPYALDLASGVEEAPGVKSAEKLRALFARLASLRMEG, from the coding sequence GTGCGGGTCAAGATCTGCGGCATCACCCGCCTAGAGGACGCCCTCCTTGCCGAGGCCCTGGGGGCCTTCGCCTTGGGCTTCGTCCTCGCCCCCGGCTCCCGCCGCAGGATCGCCCCGGAAGCCGCCCGGGCCATCGGGGAGGCCCTGGGCCCCTTCGTGGTGCGGGTAGGGGTCTTCCGCGACCAGCCGCCCGAGGAGGTGCTCCGCCTCATGGAGGAGGCCCGGCTCCAGGTGGCCCAGCTCCACGGGGAGGAGCCCCCCGAGTGGGCGGAGGCCGTGGGGCGCTTCTACCCCGTGATCAAGGCCTTCCCCCTCGAGGGCCCCGCGCGGCCCGAGTGGGCGGACTACCCCGCCCAGGCCCTCCTCCTAGACGGGAAGCGCCCGGGGAGCGGGGAGGCCTACCCCCGGGCCTGGGCCAAGCCCCTCCTCGCCACGGGAAGGCGGGTCATCCTGGCGGGGGGGATTGCCCCGGAGAACCTGGAGGAGGTCCTCGCCCTCAGGCCCTACGCCCTGGACCTGGCGAGCGGGGTGGAGGAGGCCCCCGGGGTGAAGAGCGCGGAGAAGCTGCGGGCCCTCTTCGCCCGCCTCGCCTCCCTTAGGATGGAAGGGTGA
- the topA gene encoding type I DNA topoisomerase: protein MPKSAKRRASQPTGAETLVVVESPAKARSIQKMLGPGYEVRASLGHVVDLPERSLGVDVERDFAPTYEVKKDKKPVVEELKRAAEGKRLLIATDPDREGEAIGWHVARLLGRDPKEPLRVEFHEITPRVVRQAVEAPRPIDQNLVDAQQARRVLDRLLGYNLSPLLSLEFRKRALSAGRVQSVALRLVVEREEAIEAFRPEEYWVLRGVFAVEGGEAPLVATLHEVEGKRLWTGQGEKEGRLHLASEAEAHALAEALRKGSYRVAQVEVRERRKAPPPPFTTSTLQQAASSRLGYTAARTMRIAQRLYEGVDLPEGTVGLITYMRTDSVRVAPEAVAAAREVIGKAFGPEYLPEAPRAYKNRREGVQDAHEAIRPTDPKRTPESVRPYLSEEEYRLYELIWRRFLASQMRDALYEQTAVTLADLEGRYAFRASGSVLRFEGYLRAWGRDAEEEEEPPVPAVPEGVPARLEEVLEERRFTEPPPRYTDASLVKTMEELGIGRPSTYAPTLETLEKRGYVARKGRTLFPTPLGRQVTAYLRERFPQVVAYEFTARMEERLDEVEEGRVPWPKVVWEFYEPFLGELAQVPKKTCPRCGRPLELKVSRYGQFLGCTGYPECTYTEPLERREAEPIGEACPKCGRPLLRKEGRYGTFIACSGYPECDYTRDDGTPTGHTCPKCGGRVLEKRSRKGRPYYKCENNACDFLSFYPLLEEACPACGWPLVKKGEKALCLNPACPEHEPSLLPAPKEAKKGRSRGKGKPPLAPPKDWEELVPFLPGLSPEERRAVEALARGEALARGEALAEEEARLARRALFKLRMRKGKARKEPVRA, encoded by the coding sequence ATGCCCAAGAGCGCCAAGCGCCGCGCGAGCCAGCCCACCGGCGCGGAGACCCTGGTGGTGGTGGAGTCCCCGGCCAAGGCCCGGAGCATCCAAAAGATGCTGGGGCCGGGCTACGAGGTCCGGGCGAGCCTAGGGCACGTGGTGGACCTCCCCGAGCGGAGCCTGGGGGTGGACGTGGAGCGGGACTTCGCCCCCACCTACGAGGTGAAGAAGGACAAGAAGCCCGTGGTGGAGGAGCTGAAGCGGGCGGCGGAGGGCAAGCGCCTGCTCATCGCCACCGACCCCGACCGGGAGGGAGAGGCCATCGGCTGGCACGTGGCCCGCCTCCTGGGGCGGGACCCCAAGGAGCCCCTCCGGGTGGAGTTCCACGAGATCACCCCCAGGGTGGTCCGCCAGGCGGTGGAGGCCCCGCGGCCCATTGACCAGAACCTGGTGGACGCCCAGCAGGCCCGGCGCGTCCTGGACCGCCTCCTCGGGTACAACCTCTCCCCCCTCCTCTCCCTGGAGTTCCGCAAGCGGGCCCTCTCGGCCGGCCGGGTGCAGAGCGTGGCCTTGAGGCTCGTGGTGGAGCGGGAGGAGGCCATTGAGGCCTTCCGGCCCGAGGAGTACTGGGTCCTCCGGGGCGTCTTCGCCGTGGAGGGCGGGGAGGCCCCCCTGGTGGCCACGCTCCACGAGGTGGAGGGGAAGCGCCTCTGGACGGGGCAGGGGGAGAAGGAGGGCCGGCTCCACCTCGCCTCGGAGGCCGAGGCCCATGCCCTGGCCGAGGCCCTGCGGAAGGGGAGCTACCGGGTGGCCCAGGTGGAGGTGCGGGAGCGGCGCAAGGCCCCCCCGCCCCCCTTCACCACCTCCACCCTCCAGCAGGCCGCCTCGAGCCGCTTGGGCTACACCGCCGCCCGCACCATGCGCATCGCCCAGCGCCTCTACGAGGGGGTGGACCTGCCGGAGGGGACCGTGGGCCTCATCACCTACATGCGCACGGACTCGGTGCGGGTGGCCCCCGAGGCGGTGGCGGCGGCCCGGGAGGTGATCGGGAAGGCCTTCGGCCCGGAGTACCTGCCGGAGGCCCCGCGGGCCTATAAGAACCGCAGGGAAGGGGTCCAGGACGCCCACGAGGCCATCCGCCCCACCGACCCCAAAAGGACCCCGGAAAGCGTCCGCCCCTACCTGTCCGAGGAGGAGTACCGCCTCTACGAGCTCATCTGGCGCCGCTTCCTGGCGAGCCAGATGCGGGACGCCCTCTACGAGCAGACGGCGGTCACCCTGGCCGACCTCGAGGGCCGCTACGCCTTCCGCGCCTCGGGCTCGGTGTTGCGCTTTGAGGGGTACCTCCGGGCCTGGGGGCGGGACGCCGAGGAGGAGGAGGAGCCCCCCGTCCCCGCGGTGCCCGAGGGGGTTCCCGCCCGGCTTGAGGAGGTCCTGGAGGAGCGGCGCTTCACCGAGCCCCCGCCCCGCTACACCGACGCCAGCCTGGTGAAGACCATGGAGGAGCTGGGGATCGGCCGCCCTTCCACCTACGCCCCTACCCTCGAGACCCTGGAAAAGCGGGGGTACGTGGCCCGAAAAGGGCGGACCCTTTTCCCCACCCCCCTGGGCCGCCAGGTCACCGCCTACCTGCGGGAAAGGTTCCCCCAGGTGGTGGCCTACGAGTTCACCGCCCGGATGGAGGAGCGGCTGGACGAGGTGGAGGAGGGGCGCGTCCCCTGGCCCAAGGTGGTCTGGGAGTTCTACGAGCCCTTTTTGGGGGAGCTCGCCCAGGTGCCCAAGAAGACCTGCCCCCGGTGCGGCAGGCCCTTGGAGCTCAAGGTGAGCCGCTACGGCCAGTTCCTGGGGTGCACGGGCTACCCGGAGTGCACCTACACCGAGCCCCTGGAAAGGCGGGAGGCGGAGCCCATCGGGGAGGCCTGCCCCAAGTGCGGCCGCCCCCTCCTCAGGAAGGAGGGCCGCTACGGCACCTTCATCGCCTGCTCCGGCTACCCCGAGTGCGACTACACCCGGGACGACGGGACCCCCACGGGCCACACCTGCCCCAAGTGCGGGGGCCGGGTTCTGGAAAAGCGGAGCCGGAAGGGCAGGCCCTACTACAAGTGCGAGAACAACGCTTGCGACTTCCTCTCCTTCTACCCCCTCCTGGAGGAGGCCTGCCCCGCCTGCGGCTGGCCTTTGGTGAAGAAGGGGGAGAAGGCGCTCTGCCTCAACCCCGCCTGCCCGGAGCACGAGCCGAGCCTCCTTCCCGCCCCCAAGGAGGCCAAGAAAGGGCGGTCCCGGGGGAAGGGCAAGCCCCCCCTCGCCCCCCCTAAGGACTGGGAGGAGCTCGTCCCCTTCCTCCCCGGGCTTTCCCCCGAGGAGCGCCGGGCGGTGGAGGCCCTGGCCCGGGGGGAGGCCCTGGCCCGGGGGGAGGCCCTGGCCGAGGAGGAGGCGCGGCTCGCCCGGCGGGCCCTCTTCAAGCTCCGCATGCGCAAGGGCAAGGCCCGGAAGGAGCCGGTCCGGGCGTGA
- a CDS encoding inositol monophosphatase family protein, translating into MIGRRHPYYPYLEAALEAASLARGIHLYYLEKGFTEGTKSGPTDLVTQADREAEEAVKGLLLSRFPEAGFLGEEGGSEGGKALRFIVDPLDGTVNYAHGFPFFAVSIALEAESAIQMGVVMDTARGEVFYALRGEGAYLNGRPIRVTGRESLVGSLLATGFPYDVAKDPENLTYFERALRKGLLVRRPGAAALDLAYVAAGRLEGFWEVKLNPWDVAAGWLLVEEAGGRVTDLEGNPYRLGSRYILATNGRVHEALRRTLLGLD; encoded by the coding sequence GTGATCGGAAGGCGCCACCCCTACTACCCGTACCTGGAGGCGGCCCTGGAGGCGGCGAGCCTCGCCCGGGGCATCCACCTCTACTACCTGGAAAAGGGCTTCACCGAGGGGACCAAGTCCGGCCCCACCGACCTGGTGACCCAGGCGGACCGGGAGGCGGAGGAGGCGGTGAAGGGCCTCCTCCTCTCCCGCTTCCCCGAGGCGGGGTTTCTGGGGGAGGAAGGGGGGAGCGAGGGCGGGAAGGCCCTCCGCTTCATCGTGGACCCGCTGGACGGGACGGTGAACTACGCCCACGGCTTCCCCTTCTTCGCCGTATCCATCGCCCTCGAGGCCGAGAGCGCCATCCAGATGGGCGTGGTGATGGACACCGCCCGGGGGGAGGTCTTCTACGCCCTGAGGGGGGAAGGGGCCTACCTCAACGGCCGCCCCATCCGGGTCACGGGGCGGGAGAGCCTCGTGGGGAGCCTCCTCGCCACGGGCTTCCCCTACGACGTGGCCAAGGACCCGGAAAACCTCACCTACTTTGAACGGGCCCTGCGCAAGGGCCTGCTCGTCCGCAGGCCCGGGGCGGCGGCCCTGGACCTGGCCTACGTGGCCGCGGGGCGGCTGGAGGGCTTCTGGGAGGTGAAGCTGAACCCCTGGGACGTGGCGGCGGGGTGGCTCCTCGTGGAAGAGGCGGGAGGAAGGGTGACGGACCTCGAGGGGAACCCCTACCGCCTGGGCAGCCGCTACATCCTCGCCACCAACGGGCGGGTCCACGAGGCCCTGCGCCGGACCCTCCTGGGCCTGGACTGA